In Calditerrivibrio sp., the following proteins share a genomic window:
- a CDS encoding iron-containing alcohol dehydrogenase: MFNAFFFHCPVKVHVERDPYEVLTNFLKDCKRVGVVSGKRAIFVTGFSDFLVDRFREHDIYFFNEVNENPTINEVLKAGRFLKDNKVEKVIAFGGGSALDAGKAAAIFATNNVPFYELLNAEKYNMPLPLIAIPTTCGTGSEVNHYSIITDLEKLDKVNFNKPFTFPKEAILWSEFIKTLDKQIMLYTVYDAFTHAFEGFVSKRSNKFSDIVAKEAMYIILKNLKSVCEGRDCDIKELLFASSLAGVVILHTGTTVLHALGYYLTNVHRVQHGLANLSLLTKYIKMCEDSNIEKLKLLRLLEKEVGITVEESVQEIFGGIVANVFERVDVEKMVEYAIKKPNALSTPFEVDKNYILEHLV; the protein is encoded by the coding sequence ATGTTTAATGCCTTTTTCTTCCATTGCCCAGTTAAAGTACATGTGGAAAGGGATCCTTATGAAGTATTAACAAATTTTTTAAAGGATTGTAAAAGGGTTGGTGTTGTATCTGGTAAAAGGGCTATCTTTGTTACCGGTTTTAGTGACTTTTTGGTGGATAGATTCAGGGAACATGATATTTATTTTTTTAATGAAGTGAATGAAAACCCCACGATAAATGAGGTTTTAAAGGCTGGTAGGTTCTTAAAGGACAATAAAGTGGAAAAAGTTATCGCTTTTGGTGGTGGTAGTGCCCTTGATGCTGGTAAAGCGGCTGCGATTTTTGCCACAAATAATGTCCCCTTTTATGAGCTTCTAAATGCTGAAAAATATAATATGCCTTTACCTTTAATTGCAATTCCTACTACGTGTGGTACTGGTTCTGAGGTTAATCATTACAGTATTATAACTGATCTTGAAAAGTTAGATAAGGTAAATTTTAATAAACCATTCACGTTTCCAAAAGAAGCAATTCTTTGGTCAGAATTTATAAAAACCCTTGATAAACAGATTATGTTGTACACTGTATACGATGCTTTTACCCATGCCTTTGAGGGGTTTGTATCCAAGAGATCTAATAAGTTTTCAGATATAGTGGCAAAAGAAGCTATGTATATAATCTTGAAAAATTTAAAGTCTGTTTGCGAGGGAAGGGACTGTGATATAAAGGAGCTTCTTTTTGCATCATCACTTGCCGGTGTTGTAATTTTACATACAGGTACCACTGTGCTTCATGCATTGGGTTATTATTTGACAAATGTTCACAGGGTTCAGCATGGCCTTGCCAATCTATCATTGCTTACAAAGTATATTAAGATGTGTGAAGATTCTAATATAGAAAAGTTAAAACTTTTACGACTATTGGAAAAAGAGGTGGGAATTACTGTTGAAGAGTCTGTGCAGGAGATATTTGGGGGTATTGTTGCTAATGTTTTTGAACGTGTTGATGTGGAAAAGATGGTGGAATATGCTATTAAAAAACCTAATGCTTTATCTACTCCTTTTGAAGTAGATAAAAATTATATTCTAGAGCATCTTGTCTAA
- a CDS encoding lytic transglycosylase domain-containing protein, with protein MVEKIYKYTLSLFLAHLLFINFVTFFTTFNPKSIINPFFIKSRTISVYILLHYIITDTGVLIPLPSKEELYKIIEKHCQKYKIDPELVKIVIEVESKYKKYAISRTGAVGLMQVMPSTFYDIGFQKPFDIEQNIEAGIKYLSMQIKRFRRLDLALSAYNAGPTKVLKNMSIPKIGETEIYVKKIMEKYSKIRQDALEYNFYLLQKE; from the coding sequence ATGGTTGAAAAAATATACAAATACACATTATCGTTATTTCTGGCCCATCTACTTTTTATAAATTTTGTAACTTTTTTCACTACTTTTAACCCAAAATCCATTATAAACCCTTTTTTTATAAAATCAAGAACTATTAGTGTTTATATACTCCTACACTACATTATAACAGATACCGGGGTATTAATTCCTCTACCTTCAAAGGAAGAACTCTATAAAATAATAGAAAAACATTGTCAAAAATACAAAATAGATCCAGAATTAGTAAAAATTGTTATAGAAGTCGAATCAAAATACAAAAAATATGCTATCTCAAGGACAGGAGCAGTTGGTCTTATGCAAGTGATGCCATCTACTTTTTATGATATCGGTTTTCAAAAACCTTTTGATATAGAGCAAAATATAGAAGCAGGGATAAAATATTTATCTATGCAGATAAAGAGATTCAGGAGACTTGATCTTGCACTATCTGCTTACAATGCCGGACCAACCAAAGTATTAAAAAACATGTCAATACCTAAAATAGGTGAAACTGAAATATACGTAAAAAAAATTATGGAAAAGTATTCAAAAATTAGACAAGATGCTCTAGAATATAATTTTTATCTACTTCAAAAGGAGTAG
- the metF gene encoding methylenetetrahydrofolate reductase [NAD(P)H] — translation MKISNMLENKHSLISFEFFPPKKIENEHILFETIDSLKKFKPDFVSITYGAGGSTKDKTLDWTLRIKRDYSIETMMHLTCITSNRNEIDDLLDILKKNGIENILALRGDIPKDGLAYTISSDFKYAADLVREIKPYGFCIGVAGYPEGHLEAESLEKDIEHLKEKIEAGGEFIITQLFFDNTFFYRYLEILQIYGIDQPVIAGIMPITSYGQIEKFKQMCGVSIPRSLVEKIEGKNDDYVFSVGVEYSTRQCEELLKNKVRGLHFYTLNRSEATGEILKNLGYV, via the coding sequence ATGAAGATTTCGAATATGCTGGAGAATAAACATTCTCTGATATCATTTGAGTTTTTTCCACCTAAAAAAATAGAAAACGAACATATACTTTTTGAAACGATAGATAGTTTGAAAAAATTTAAGCCAGATTTTGTTTCTATTACCTATGGAGCAGGTGGTAGCACTAAGGATAAAACCCTTGATTGGACGCTGAGAATCAAAAGGGATTACTCCATAGAGACGATGATGCATCTTACATGTATTACTTCAAATAGGAATGAGATAGATGATCTTTTGGATATTTTAAAAAAAAATGGGATCGAAAACATCCTCGCTTTAAGAGGTGATATACCAAAAGATGGCTTAGCCTATACAATTAGTTCAGATTTTAAGTACGCTGCCGATCTTGTAAGAGAGATCAAACCCTATGGCTTTTGTATCGGGGTGGCAGGTTATCCTGAGGGGCATTTAGAAGCTGAGAGCCTTGAAAAAGATATTGAGCATTTGAAAGAAAAGATAGAGGCTGGAGGAGAATTTATTATAACCCAGCTCTTTTTTGATAATACTTTCTTTTATAGATATCTTGAAATACTTCAAATATATGGTATTGATCAACCGGTAATAGCTGGTATAATGCCGATTACTTCGTATGGGCAGATAGAGAAGTTTAAACAGATGTGTGGTGTGAGTATCCCACGTAGTTTGGTGGAAAAGATAGAGGGTAAGAATGATGATTATGTGTTTTCTGTGGGGGTAGAGTATTCCACCAGGCAGTGTGAGGAGCTTCTTAAAAACAAAGTAAGAGGACTTCATTTCTATACCCTTAATAGATCTGAAGCTACAGGTGAAATATTGAAGAATTTGGGATATGTATAA
- a CDS encoding lytic transglycosylase domain-containing protein: MRVLFFTLLLMMHNLVYPYCFDEAEKLYGVSKDLLIAIAMVESNMKPNAINKNKNGTFDYGVMQINSAWYYELGEEKWHRLADPCENVKTGAMILSKCINRFGFNWRAVDCYNKGSKATNYSTYILKVYNQLKKQKGVEVVNNQKDRLDTKSN, translated from the coding sequence ATGAGAGTCTTATTTTTTACTCTACTCTTGATGATGCACAATTTAGTTTATCCATACTGTTTCGATGAAGCAGAAAAACTGTATGGAGTAAGCAAGGATCTATTGATTGCTATAGCGATGGTCGAAAGTAACATGAAGCCAAATGCAATTAATAAAAACAAAAACGGAACCTTTGACTATGGTGTTATGCAGATAAATAGTGCTTGGTATTATGAGTTAGGTGAGGAAAAATGGCATCGTTTGGCGGATCCTTGTGAAAATGTCAAAACTGGAGCCATGATACTATCTAAGTGCATAAATAGGTTTGGTTTTAACTGGAGAGCTGTTGATTGTTATAACAAGGGTTCTAAAGCTACTAATTATAGCACTTATATTTTAAAGGTATATAATCAGTTAAAAAAACAGAAAGGTGTAGAGGTGGTTAATAATCAAAAAGATAGACTTGATACAAAAAGCAACTGA
- the ftsY gene encoding signal recognition particle-docking protein FtsY, with the protein MGFFDVFKKNEEKKAQKDELGLLERLKSGLAKTSTKLVGGLENIIFGKKKIDAELFDELEELFITADVGVNTTLKIIEKVKSDVSRNVLKDPSELKNAIKNELINILSIKNELNTTEDKPFVMLIVGVNGTGKTTTIAKLANMFKNNGYSVILAAGDTFRAAAIEQLQVWGDRVGVPVIRQSEGSDSAAVIFDAVESAKAKGVEIVIADTAGRLHNKFNLMNELKKVVKVIKKTIPSAPHEVLLVIDATSGQNAIEQARRFKEEIGVTGIVLTKLDGTAKGGVIVGIVDETGIPVKFIGFGEKMDDLKPFDAKLFVDALFDK; encoded by the coding sequence ATGGGTTTTTTTGATGTTTTTAAGAAAAATGAGGAAAAGAAAGCTCAGAAGGATGAGTTGGGGTTGTTGGAAAGGCTGAAATCTGGTTTGGCGAAAACATCTACAAAACTGGTGGGAGGGCTAGAAAACATTATTTTTGGTAAAAAGAAGATAGATGCCGAATTGTTTGATGAACTGGAGGAGCTTTTTATCACTGCCGATGTTGGTGTTAATACAACTTTGAAAATTATTGAAAAAGTAAAAAGCGATGTATCCCGGAATGTTTTAAAAGACCCCTCAGAGCTAAAAAATGCTATTAAAAATGAGTTGATAAATATTTTAAGTATCAAAAATGAATTAAATACAACAGAAGATAAGCCTTTTGTCATGTTGATTGTAGGGGTAAATGGTACTGGTAAGACGACAACTATTGCTAAATTAGCCAATATGTTTAAAAATAACGGATATTCGGTAATTTTAGCTGCTGGTGATACTTTTAGGGCAGCAGCTATAGAGCAGTTGCAGGTCTGGGGAGATCGTGTGGGTGTTCCTGTGATTAGGCAGTCTGAGGGGAGTGACTCGGCTGCAGTCATTTTTGATGCTGTTGAGTCTGCCAAAGCTAAAGGGGTAGAAATTGTTATTGCAGATACTGCCGGTAGGCTTCATAATAAATTCAATCTTATGAATGAGTTAAAGAAAGTTGTAAAGGTAATAAAAAAAACTATTCCAAGTGCTCCCCATGAGGTATTGTTGGTAATAGATGCTACCAGTGGTCAAAATGCCATAGAGCAAGCGAGAAGATTTAAAGAAGAGATAGGGGTGACAGGCATTGTTCTTACCAAGCTTGATGGAACTGCAAAAGGTGGTGTCATTGTGGGTATAGTGGATGAAACTGGGATACCTGTAAAATTCATAGGTTTTGGTGAAAAGATGGATGATTTGAAGCCTTTTGATGCCAAGCTTTTTGTGGATGCTCTTTTTGATAAGTAG
- a CDS encoding DNA photolyase → MVFLNKKCLGGYFHRLFEKKGIAYYPVSSEDEIEDCKKNIYITSQKNRFVHKCPGTKEYRCCNYMVVDVVEGCPFDCSYCILQVYLNNDFIKVYDDLEEIIYNVKQLDKKGRFRLGTGELSDSLALDHILYLTDFFIPLINECENIRFEFKTKSDNIKNLFNHDPKNILVSFSLNPQEIVSSEEHFTVSVSRRIFAAKALTEYGYKVGFHFDPLIDWDNFEGLYADLIEDLFDNIAEKDVEFISISSFRFIPELADIIRIKFPHTKILANTFVKSLDGKMRYFKGKRFKMLSFIYSKIRSSWKDVFIYFCMEDETIWRRVIGYDPGDREKFEAYFNWKRV, encoded by the coding sequence ATGGTATTTCTTAATAAAAAATGTCTTGGAGGCTACTTCCATAGGTTATTTGAAAAGAAGGGGATAGCTTATTATCCCGTTTCATCTGAAGATGAGATCGAGGATTGTAAAAAAAACATATACATCACTTCCCAGAAAAACAGGTTTGTTCACAAATGCCCCGGCACAAAAGAATATAGATGTTGTAACTATATGGTAGTGGATGTAGTTGAAGGTTGTCCTTTTGACTGCTCTTATTGTATCTTGCAGGTTTACCTGAATAATGATTTTATAAAAGTCTATGACGATCTTGAAGAAATAATATATAATGTCAAACAACTGGATAAAAAAGGGCGTTTTAGGTTAGGTACAGGGGAGTTATCAGATAGCCTTGCTCTTGATCATATTTTGTATTTGACAGACTTTTTTATCCCACTCATTAACGAATGTGAAAATATCCGGTTTGAATTTAAAACCAAATCTGATAATATTAAAAATTTATTCAATCATGATCCGAAAAATATTTTAGTTTCATTTAGCTTAAATCCCCAGGAGATAGTATCCAGTGAAGAACATTTTACAGTATCGGTAAGTAGAAGAATATTTGCAGCTAAAGCTTTAACTGAATATGGTTACAAAGTGGGCTTTCATTTCGATCCCTTGATAGATTGGGATAACTTTGAAGGATTATACGCTGATCTTATTGAGGATCTGTTTGATAATATAGCTGAAAAAGATGTGGAATTTATTAGTATTTCAAGTTTTAGGTTTATTCCTGAGCTTGCAGATATTATCAGGATAAAGTTTCCCCACACCAAGATCTTAGCTAATACTTTTGTGAAATCCCTTGATGGTAAGATGAGGTATTTTAAAGGTAAAAGGTTTAAAATGTTAAGTTTTATATATTCCAAAATCAGATCGAGCTGGAAAGATGTATTTATTTATTTCTGCATGGAGGATGAAACTATTTGGAGAAGAGTTATAGGCTATGATCCCGGTGATAGAGAAAAGTTTGAAGCATATTTTAATTGGAAAAGAGTATGA
- a CDS encoding ROK family protein produces MNVLSIDIGGTNVKYGFFKVLDKDNVELQNFSFFKTPKDFNEFVLRIEECTKHTAFDVVSVAIPGVYDFIKDEIIYAPNIQFLDGIKIKTSFNEMLRCDVLVENDGNLAALGEYFFVEKSSIRDFVLVTLGTGVGGGVIFDGKILSGKTTISEIGHITINFNGRKCGCGKMGCFEAYCGMGGLIETYKEVSGLYVSKADEIFKKCSNKDVLAKISVDIFAYHLASGLVSIANIFAPEIIKIGGGLSFSSNLYYRKTIRYFSKMIFPAFKTKTKLSIAELRNNAGIYGGVALALMSCSLKKT; encoded by the coding sequence ATGAATGTATTATCCATCGATATAGGCGGGACTAACGTTAAGTATGGTTTCTTCAAGGTCTTGGATAAAGACAATGTGGAGTTACAAAACTTTAGTTTTTTTAAAACACCAAAAGATTTTAATGAGTTTGTGCTTAGGATAGAGGAATGTACAAAGCATACTGCTTTTGATGTTGTAAGTGTTGCAATACCTGGGGTTTATGATTTTATAAAGGATGAGATTATTTATGCTCCTAATATTCAGTTTTTAGATGGTATAAAAATAAAAACCTCTTTTAATGAAATGTTAAGGTGTGATGTTTTAGTAGAAAATGATGGTAATCTAGCTGCTTTGGGTGAATATTTTTTTGTAGAAAAGTCAAGTATAAGGGATTTTGTGTTGGTTACATTGGGTACTGGTGTAGGAGGTGGAGTTATTTTCGATGGGAAAATCCTATCTGGTAAGACTACAATATCGGAGATAGGACATATCACCATAAATTTTAATGGAAGAAAGTGTGGTTGTGGCAAGATGGGCTGTTTTGAGGCGTATTGTGGTATGGGTGGTTTGATTGAAACATATAAAGAAGTTTCAGGTCTTTATGTTTCTAAGGCGGATGAGATTTTTAAAAAGTGTTCCAATAAGGATGTTTTAGCAAAGATAAGTGTGGACATATTTGCTTATCATTTAGCGTCTGGTTTAGTGTCTATAGCCAATATCTTTGCTCCCGAAATTATTAAGATAGGTGGAGGTCTTTCTTTTAGTAGTAATCTTTATTACAGAAAAACTATAAGGTATTTTTCTAAAATGATCTTTCCTGCGTTTAAAACAAAGACGAAGCTATCCATTGCAGAGCTAAGAAATAATGCGGGGATATATGGGGGTGTAGCTTTAGCTTTGATGTCTTGTAGCTTAAAAAAAACTTGA